Sequence from the Flavobacterium sp. TR2 genome:
AGCAGCTATGCCAAAATGGAAAACAGAAATTACAATATTCAAGATCTTCCAGTGGCATTTCAAGGCGGATTTCCAGATGAATTGCTCAATACGCAAATTGGAGTCAAGCACTTGCGATCTATTTCTTCTTCTTGGTCTTTATTAATAATGGCTTCTGTAGGTGTTTACACAGACATGGTGGAAATTAATAAGGATGATGTCTTAATTCAAGGCGGAATTCTTTTTATCAAACAATTTAACCCTAAACTCGCCTTGGGTGCAGGTCCTGTTTTGACAAACAGTTTTGGTGTTCCAATGGTTCTTCCCGGAATTTATTTTAACTGGGAATCTACTGGAGCTTTACACTTTAAAGTTGCTTTTCCGGAAGGTGTAGAAATAGGCTATCGAATGTCTGATCGTTTTGACTTAAAAGCAGTAGCCGAATTAAGCGGTATGACTGCTGAAACCAAAGTTGGAAATAAATCTACACTACTTGGATATCAGCAGATAATTGCAGGCTTACGGCCTCAGGTAAAATTTGGAAAGCATTGGATTTTAGAACCAACTGGAGGAACTACTCTTGTACGAAGTTTTTCGACGACAAACCGAAAAATAAAAGAAATTTTTAAGGAGAAGGATATTGCAGATCCAAAATTCACCACCACTTTTTATGGAGCAATAGCTCTAAAATGGAAATTCTAGAGTTATCTGCTCAATAAGTTTTTATAGACTACCTCTTTCAATAATACTTCTCTGCGAGTTCTTGAAATAGGTAGTTCTTGTCCTTTTATAAATAAACGTCCGCCAGCAATAGAATCGATATGTGTAACATTTACTAAAAAAGATTTATGGATTCGAAAGAAAATTTCTGTCGGAAGTGTTTCTTCTAATGAAATCATCGTTTGATGGATAATCAGCACTTTATCCTTAAAATGAAGTTTAGCGTAATTTTGCATTCCTTCGATATACAAAATATCCATCCAAGAAATTTTTTGAAATCCTTCTTCCTGACGCACATATAAAAAGGGATCTAACTGACTTTGTTTTGGAGAACTCAGCATTTGATACCATTGTTTTGCTTTTAGCGCAGCCTGATAAAAGCGCTGAAAAGTAATTGGCTTTACTAAATAATCTACTACCTGAAGTCGGTACCCATCTAAAGCATATTCTGAATAAGCAGTTGTAAAAATCACCAATGGCGGATTTTCTAGCGATTCTAAGAATTCTAATCCAGACAAATAAGGCATATTTATATCCAAAAACAATAAATCTATCTGTTTTTCCTGGAGATATGAAGTGGCTTCAAGAGCCGAAGCGCAAGTGCCTACCGTTTCGAGAAAATCAATTTTAGAAACAAAATCTGCTATTCCGTTTCTTGCTATGGGTTCATCATCGATAATGAGACATTTCATTTTCATAGTTTTCTTGTTTCAGGTTTGGTGTTTTTTTGTTTCACGCAGATTTAGCAGATTTTTTTTCGAAATCCTTTAACCTTTATAAACTGTGGCAAAAATTTTAAACGCAAAGAGCACAATCCCGATAGCTATCGGGATACCTAAGTTCGCAAAGTTTTAATTTTTAATTTTAAAAGTAAGACTAAAGATCGCAAAGAAACTGATTTAAAATTTTTGCTAATTCGTGCAATTCGTGGCTAAAAATTTATTTTAAATCTAAAATCACTTCCGCAGTAAAATCAGAATCGGTTTTATGGATTTCAAATTTGTATTTTTTGGGATATTGTATTTCCAGTCTTTTCTTTACGTTCTCTAAACCTAACCCCTGATTTTTTGAAGGTATTTTGTATTGCTCCGTGTAAGAATTTTCAATTTTAAAATTTAATTGGTCATTGAATTGTTTACAGGACAATTTCACATATCTTTTTTGGTCTGGAAGCCTAGAAACGTGTTTAAAAGCATTTTCAATTAACGGAACTAAAAGCAGAGGTACAATTTGGAGCTGGCCATCTTCAATCTTCCATTTGCTTTTAACATCGAGTTCATTTCCCCATCTGGTTTCTTCAACAGCAATCAAATCTTTTAAGTATTTAATTTCAAGATGCAAAGGCACATATTCTTTATTGCATTCGTACAATTGATACCTCAAAATATCTGAAAACCGAACTAATAAGTCGGAGGCTAACTTTACATCGCTTTGCATCAGAATATGAATATGATTTAACACATTAAACATTAAATGCGGATTTATCTGATCTTGCAAAATCTTGATTTGCGCTTCTAAATGAACTTGCTGCAATTGAGCATGATTTTTTTCGATAATGCTGTGTTCTTGATAAAATCGAAGTCCGCACGCAGTACCGCAAATTAAAATCGCCGACGGAATGTTGCCGTAAAATCGCGCCCATAAAAAATGAAGAGAATCTACATCTGCTGCTTCAGGATATGCTCTTCTTCTCATAACCGAATCAGAAAAAACAATATAAATCAATGACAGGCAAAATGCCAAAAGCAGTACCACAATAACGCTTTGTACCGCAAACCAGTTCATTTTATTTTGTTTTAGTGCTTTGGGCAGTATAACGTCACTTAACACATGAGCTAAAACAGCAGAGCAAAACAAAACCAAAACAGCCTGAATCGTAGCGGTCAAAAAATCGTAATCTTCGATCATCTGCGCCCAAATCGTGATGCCTAATAAGCTCCAAAAAAAGACTAAAAATATCCAATGCCTATTTTTATTGATTGCAATCATCTATAAATAATTTGTTGACAAAATTTAACTTCAAAAGTAATCCTATATTTTTTAAACAAATAACAAAGGAGCATAAACCGCAACCACTATTAAAATTAATTTGACGAACTGCATTTTTACTTTGACCAATGGATTTTACAAAGGAGTATAAAATAACCCTGACTGTCCCTAAGGTTCGAGACTGTCAGGGTTTAAAATTATCTAATTGATGAATTATCTCAATTACCTGTTTTTTTTATACAACTCTTCTTTCTTTAATCTCTATTTTCATTCTTTATCTTAATAAATAGTCTAATTTTACGATGTATGTCTTTCCGAAGACTGGGAACTCATAACTATTCAAAACAACATTTTCATGGAAAAATTCACAT
This genomic interval carries:
- a CDS encoding DUF6268 family outer membrane beta-barrel protein, with product MNKTIFYLSQLLLFLLATAAAHSQSGISGEFKLDYVPFSKYVRPMDSTKTNAESNFKRAQLAFEVPLSLKMDQYDHPKLWSVFFTSSYAKMENRNYNIQDLPVAFQGGFPDELLNTQIGVKHLRSISSSWSLLIMASVGVYTDMVEINKDDVLIQGGILFIKQFNPKLALGAGPVLTNSFGVPMVLPGIYFNWESTGALHFKVAFPEGVEIGYRMSDRFDLKAVAELSGMTAETKVGNKSTLLGYQQIIAGLRPQVKFGKHWILEPTGGTTLVRSFSTTNRKIKEIFKEKDIADPKFTTTFYGAIALKWKF
- a CDS encoding LytTR family DNA-binding domain-containing protein, with protein sequence MKMKCLIIDDEPIARNGIADFVSKIDFLETVGTCASALEATSYLQEKQIDLLFLDINMPYLSGLEFLESLENPPLVIFTTAYSEYALDGYRLQVVDYLVKPITFQRFYQAALKAKQWYQMLSSPKQSQLDPFLYVRQEEGFQKISWMDILYIEGMQNYAKLHFKDKVLIIHQTMISLEETLPTEIFFRIHKSFLVNVTHIDSIAGGRLFIKGQELPISRTRREVLLKEVVYKNLLSR
- a CDS encoding sensor histidine kinase — encoded protein: MIAINKNRHWIFLVFFWSLLGITIWAQMIEDYDFLTATIQAVLVLFCSAVLAHVLSDVILPKALKQNKMNWFAVQSVIVVLLLAFCLSLIYIVFSDSVMRRRAYPEAADVDSLHFLWARFYGNIPSAILICGTACGLRFYQEHSIIEKNHAQLQQVHLEAQIKILQDQINPHLMFNVLNHIHILMQSDVKLASDLLVRFSDILRYQLYECNKEYVPLHLEIKYLKDLIAVEETRWGNELDVKSKWKIEDGQLQIVPLLLVPLIENAFKHVSRLPDQKRYVKLSCKQFNDQLNFKIENSYTEQYKIPSKNQGLGLENVKKRLEIQYPKKYKFEIHKTDSDFTAEVILDLK